The Candidatus Berkiella aquae sequence TACAACAACATGCTGCGGTTTATGCCCTTCGTCTTTGCAGCTTGATTGCACAAGTGCCCGTTGCTCGCCTTGAGCGAGAAGCCATTCCCTGCCCTGCTTTTATTGATACCGTCCATAAAAGTGAACAGCGCTTGGGGATTATCGTCAACGTTAGTTGGTTTCCCATTAACATCTTAGGTGATAAAGCAATTCTTTTAAAAAGCACGTTGCCGGAACTACGTACTTTATTAGGAAAACGATTTGCAAACTATCAGACCCAATATGATTTAACAGAGGCAACCCAGGATATGCCCGATATGCTCTCTACTTATGCGGACTATTGTCGCAAATGGCTTGGGCTCACCTATTTTTGCAATCAACCATTTCGAGGAATAACCATAGAAAACATTGCTCAAAAATTAGCTTCAACTAGTGATGGTCAAACCATTCGGCGCGCTGCTGCAGGATATTGTTCTTTACGTGAATTCGAGTTTGTTATAAATCATTTTAAATCAACGCAAAATGAAGCGCTACTACATAAACCGGCAAAAGAAAAAGACTACACGCCGTTACATTGGGCACTAAAAGAAAAACAAGGCAAAAGAGCCGCTTTATTACTCAATGCGACCACCTTTGCCGCTGATGAATTAAACGAAAAAAATATGTATAACATGAGTGCTTATGATTATTTTGCAAATGCAGCGGATGATTCTACATTAAAAAATAATGCCGTGTTGCAGCGGTGTTTGAAAAGGTAAACGCTCTATAATGCCCCTTTTTATACAAAGGGGGCGTACAGTAGGATACAAACCAGTAGAATAGATAACATCCTTTAAATAAAATGAATGATAGTTTATGAATTAAGAAAAGATACCCCTCTTTGATTAAAAGGGGCAGCTCGCTTTTAAAGCGAGCGGGAGATTTTTATCTTCATAAATATAAATGAGGAAGCAGAAAGATAGCCCCCTTTGATTAAAAGGGGGCAGCTCGCTTTTAAAGCGAGCGGGGGATTTTTTATCTTCATAAACAAATGAGGAAGCGTTTTTTATTTGATGATTTTAGCCATGAACAGTCCGGCCAAATACCACGCAATTACAACATCAGCAATATTCACCAAAGTCGCCGTGGTTGGAAACGCCCACCAATTCCAATTGGAGAGTTGAACTAAAACAGCTCCTGCGGTCACAGCAAAGGTGACAAACCAAGCGCGCCCAATAAGCGAGGTAGCTTTACAGTAACCCAGCAAAATAGCAGCAATGAAGGCAACGCCTAGGCCGATCAAAAACTGAACGGCTAAAGCTAATTTCATATCCCATTTTACGCCTTCTGGTTTTACCACCATGTAAGCAAAGGGGCCTTGTTGCGCTTTGGCAATCCACTCTTTTTCTTTTTCCGGATCTTTAGCCGTTTTAGGATCGCAATAAGGGATCATATATAACCCATGGCCATCGCTTTGCGTTTTCAATGCTTCTGCAACTACCTTGCCTTCTTCTTTAAAGGTTTTGATATCCCAATTGTGCCAAGGAAAAACCATCCAAGAAAGACCTGACCAAATAAAAACAACGGTCGCCCCTACCAAAGCGGCAATCACTTTTCTCATGATGAAGCTCCTTTTGCACGTGCATTTAAGTAAAGATCGAAAAAGTTTAAAGCTATGGTTGAAGCATGTTTCTTTTCAGCATTGGTTAAAATAATAATGCCCACATCATCTTCAACATAGCCCATAAAATTACGAAACCCTTTTAAATGACCTTGGTGGTAAATCACTTTTTTGTTGCCATAATTCATTGAATGCCAACCTAAGCCATAATTGGTGTTGGTGACTTTGCCTTTTTTAGCTTGCCAAACAATCACCGCTTTGGGATTTTTAACAAAAGGTTGGGTTAATTGCGCTAAGGTTGATTTTGAGACAATGGTTGAGGGTTTGCCTAAATACAATTGTAAAAAAGGAGCCAGATCTTGCACCGAGGCATTAATACCACCTGCTGCAGGAAATGCATAATAACTAGTGGAATACTTTTGTGCGGGCATGTATTTGCCACGACCATTGGGAATATGAGGATAGGCTTTGTCCGAGGCAATCAGCATTGACTCATACCCTAAGCTTGCATGTTGCATGCCAAGCGGTGTAAATAATTCTTTGTGAATAACGGTATCTAGCCGTTTTCCACAAGCGCTATTCACCACATCTTCAACCACGCCATACATCGCATTATGGTAAACGAAATTTTTGCCAGGTTGTGCAACCGCTGGCGTCTTTTGCAATTTTTCCACAATATTTTGGCGAGGTGCAAACGCTTCGATGCGTTCATTAAAGCCATTATTAGGCACCCCTGTGCTATGGCTCATTAAATGACATATTTTAACGGGTTGTTTGGCATTGCTGACTTTAAAATGTGGAACATATTGATTCACAGGATCTTGCAGTGATAATTTTCCTTGCTCTTGCAAAATAGCTAATAAAGTCGCATGAACCGGTTTCGATAATGAGCCAATTTGAAATAAGGTCGTCGGCGTTACTTTATCGGCTTGCCCTACCTTTTTCACGCCAAATCCTTTCATATAGTAAATCTTGTCTTTAGAGACAATTGCCACTGCGACACCTGGGATGTTATTGGCTTTCATCGTTTGTGCAATATTTTTTTCAAGTGTGGGCAGGATATCAGAAACGGTTTTATCAGCCGATTGGGTTGCTGATGCAAGAAAGGAGCAAAGTAATGTTCCAAATACAAAAAGTTTACTGGTTAACTTAACCACATGAGTCCCTATTTATTCTATTATTATTCAAAGCTTCCTAGCCTTATTGTTGAAGATAAGCCAAAAAAACTAGGAAGGAAAGAGCATTATTCTGTATCTTGTTTTTCATCTGCTTCGAGATCATCTTCAGACTTTCTTGTGCCACCTCGATAAGGTGAACCTGGCGGTCTTGGACTTAAACGAGGGCCTCGTTTAACCTCTTCACCAAAGCCACTTGAAAATCGTAAATTTTCCCACGTTTTTGGCGTTTGCCATGGATGTGCTTTTGGATTAGGGATAGTTTTTTCAATGATCGCTTTTAAGTGGGCAACTTGAACTATCAAGACATTGCAATGGGCGTAGGTAATGACATGATGTGCCGTTGAACCTAGACCATGTAAATACCCGCCAACCCCATGGCTACCAACAACAATCAAGTCACACTGCTGTTCTTTCGCAACACGAAGAATTTCCGCTTGGCCTTCACCTACCGTCAATATTTGCTGTGCTTCATCAATCTGCAAATGGCTACATAAATTACGTAAGCTTTTTTCTGCCAATCTTTGTTTTTGGTGAATGGCACTTTCTCTTTGCGAGAAATCCATTTTTTCTGTGGGTGGTGGTTCAACGACATGGTGCATAAGCTGCGTTGCCTGGCATAGCTTGGCAAGCGCCAAAGCTTGTTCTGCGATGTAAAAGCTTTGCGGACCTAAATCGGTCGCATAGATAATTTTTTTATACATATAACTAACCAAATTTAACGATCCGACTTGAATACTCGAGAATATATGTTAGTATTCTGCCAATGTTAAAAAGGTGCTTTTAGCTATGGCAAAACAAAAACAACCCAGAACGCGCTTACAGCAAAACACAGGCTGGGCGGCAACTTATTGGCGATGGATAAAATCCTTTTTTACCAATCAGTGGGAAATTTACCAACCCCAGGTCGCAACCTTTACGAATTACACTTCAGCGGCGGGTTCGGCAACTTCAACCTTTATGTTAACCATTGAAGTCATGCCGATTGCAATGGCCGTTATCACGGTTATTGCTGCTGCACCCGTGCTCAATTTTTTAGTGCCCGAGCTTCTCTTTAGCCCATTCTTTTATGTACCCGCTATTATAGGGATTTCTATTATGGCTGGATATATGAAGTATCAAGAATTAATGGAACGTGCAAAGCTTGATCGACAAATTCATCAAAATCAACTTATCAATGAGAAATTAGAACAAGCGGTTGCTTCTTTAGAAAAGGAGTTGGCTTTAACTCAGCGCGTTTTGCACAAGCATGTTAAGCCAAGAGATAAATCCAGAACGCTTTCAACTCAAGATCAAAAACGATCTGCCAATAAATTGAAAACCGTTCCGCAAAAAGAAACACGCCCGCGTCCCAAAAGACGCAAGCGTTATTAGTAATTTACTGATGAAAACCCAGTCCTCTCATTTTGGTTAAAAGAACATCAAACTCAATTTCTTGCTTGATAGCAATTGCCGCATCTATACGTGATTGCGCCACTTCTTCTTCAGCGCGAACCTGTTGTTCCTTATTTTCACGATAGTAAGTCACCGCTCCTTTAGTTTGTTCTAGCAATATCTCTGGTAAAAGATTAATTTGTTCATCCTCTAAGGCATCAAATGCTTGTATCGCTGCGGTTAAAAACAAGGAAGGCACTTTTTTTAGCAGCTTCATCATTTGCTGAAGCTGCTCAACTTGCAGAGGGTCATGCTCAAGCAGCAATGAAGTCTCTATGTGGTCATAGGCTTTCTTCGCTTCTTCATCACACAACTCAATGTTAACATCCGCAGCAATGAGTAGTTGAATCGCTTCAAGGTGCTTCCCTTTGGCGGCTTCATGCAATGGTGTGCTTTTTTGCAAATCTTTAACATCAACATCAATTTCTAAAGTTAAATAATGTTTTAAAAAAGGAAGAAGGTTAGCACCTGCAGCTTGATGTAATGGGGTTTTGCCTTCCCTGTTGCCCAAAGTACAAAGCGCTGGGTTATGTGAAGTTAAACAAACGGCCACTGCCAGATGTCCATGTTGTTGTGCCAAATGAAGCGCGCTATTGCCTTCTCTGGTTTTAAAATGGCTTTTAGCACCTTTGGTTAGAATGGCATTAACAACGCTTACCCATGGCTTTTGGCAAGCAAGGTGTAAGGGCATTTTCCCTTCTGACGTAATGAAATTAAGATTATCTAATGCTTGAATCGCAGTAAGCGCTTGTTCTTCGCTATCGCTATTTAATGCATCAATTAACATTCTTTGAGGAGCTGATAAAGTCATAGGAATACTCACGATTAGTTACAAAGATGACAAATTGTACTTTGCCATTCGTCGCGAGTAAAGTACCGCCCAGTTTATTATTTAGTTGATTAACTAAATAATAAACTGGTGAATAGGATGTATTATAAAGGAAAAATGTTTAACTAAACCACCAACCGCTTGCTTTAGGTTGTTGCGGTTCCGCAATTTTTACTTTGTCTTGATAAGCTACATCATGGTTTTCCATATCAAAGAAATCTTCAACCTTAAATTGACCACCATAGGGATATCTTTCAATATAGGCATCCGCAATCGCTTTAACAATAGCCGGCGCATGCGGATTAGCCATTAAATAATCCAAGGGTGTTAATCCATCGGCATCAGGGATATTTAAATTGGCATCAAGAAGCTTAGCCGTACCCAGTGATGACTTTAAAATAGCACAAATCGCTTTTTTAGAGTGCGCGTCGGCACCACCCAACTCCATCAAATAATGTAACGCTGTTTTACCTTGTTCATCAAAGGATACTGCATCATAAAATCTTAAAAGCTTTTTCCCAAAATCGTTAGCGACTTTTTCAAAATTCCCTACTTGAATGTCGGCGATAAGATCTCGTTGCTGTCTTGTCATTGATACTAACTTGTCATTTAAATGATAGCGTTTAAAAATATTAAGCAGTAACAACTCACCCTTAGTATGCGTCTTCAATGTTAGACTTTCACCATGGGTTTTTAAGGTGTCAATCAGATGAGGATTTTGAATATGAGATTTTAGTACTTCATCATCATCATGTAATGCCATCGCCATGAT is a genomic window containing:
- a CDS encoding serine hydrolase, whose protein sequence is MVKLTSKLFVFGTLLCSFLASATQSADKTVSDILPTLEKNIAQTMKANNIPGVAVAIVSKDKIYYMKGFGVKKVGQADKVTPTTLFQIGSLSKPVHATLLAILQEQGKLSLQDPVNQYVPHFKVSNAKQPVKICHLMSHSTGVPNNGFNERIEAFAPRQNIVEKLQKTPAVAQPGKNFVYHNAMYGVVEDVVNSACGKRLDTVIHKELFTPLGMQHASLGYESMLIASDKAYPHIPNGRGKYMPAQKYSTSYYAFPAAGGINASVQDLAPFLQLYLGKPSTIVSKSTLAQLTQPFVKNPKAVIVWQAKKGKVTNTNYGLGWHSMNYGNKKVIYHQGHLKGFRNFMGYVEDDVGIIILTNAEKKHASTIALNFFDLYLNARAKGASS
- a CDS encoding universal stress protein, with the translated sequence MYKKIIYATDLGPQSFYIAEQALALAKLCQATQLMHHVVEPPPTEKMDFSQRESAIHQKQRLAEKSLRNLCSHLQIDEAQQILTVGEGQAEILRVAKEQQCDLIVVGSHGVGGYLHGLGSTAHHVITYAHCNVLIVQVAHLKAIIEKTIPNPKAHPWQTPKTWENLRFSSGFGEEVKRGPRLSPRPPGSPYRGGTRKSEDDLEADEKQDTE
- a CDS encoding ankyrin repeat domain-containing protein, which encodes MTLSAPQRMLIDALNSDSEEQALTAIQALDNLNFITSEGKMPLHLACQKPWVSVVNAILTKGAKSHFKTREGNSALHLAQQHGHLAVAVCLTSHNPALCTLGNREGKTPLHQAAGANLLPFLKHYLTLEIDVDVKDLQKSTPLHEAAKGKHLEAIQLLIAADVNIELCDEEAKKAYDHIETSLLLEHDPLQVEQLQQMMKLLKKVPSLFLTAAIQAFDALEDEQINLLPEILLEQTKGAVTYYRENKEQQVRAEEEVAQSRIDAAIAIKQEIEFDVLLTKMRGLGFHQ